The Neorhizobium sp. NCHU2750 genome contains the following window.
AGGACCTTTTCACCATGTCGCCGTCAGACCTGTTCAAGCTCCGGCGCGACCTGCAGATGGTGTTTCAGGACCCGACCCAGTCGCTTAATCCGCGCATGACCGTCTTCCAGCTGATCTCGGAGGCCTGGGTCATCCATCCCGGCATCCTGGCCAAGGCGAAATGGCGCGAACGCGTTGCCGAACTGCTCGGCCAGGTCGGCCTTTCCGCCGAGCATATGGGTCGTTACCCGCATCAGTTTTCCGGCGGCCAGCGCCAGCGCATCGCCATTGCCCGCGCCCTTGCGCTCGAGCCGCAACTGATCGTCTGCGACGAGGCGGTGTCCGCGCTCGACGTGTCGGTGCAGGCGCAGGTGATCACGCTTCTCGACAAGCTGCGCCGCGAAATGGGCATCGCCTTCATCTTCATCGCCCACGACCTGCCGCTGGTGCGCGATTTCGCCGATTACGTCATGGTCATGCAGAAAGGCGAGGTGGTCGAATTCGGCACCGTCGCAGAGGTCTTCGACAATCCGCGCGAGCCCTATACCCAGGCGCTGCTTGCGGCGAGCCTCGATCCCGACCCCGATATCCAGGCCGCCAACCGCAATGCCCGGCTGGCCGCCGTTTCCTGATCCATAGATTGCTTACCGGAGTATAATGATGACCAAGAAAGCCTTCGTCGCGATCGTGACCTGCTTCAACGACGACGAGACCATCAATTTCGAGGCGACCCGTGCCCAGGTGCGCCGTCAGGTCGCCGCCGGCAACAACATCATGTGCGCCGGCACCAATGGCGATTTCAGCGCCTTGACCCATTCGGAGAAGATCAGGCTCTTGGAAGAAGTGGTCGATGAAGTCGGCGGCAAGGTCGATGTCATCGTCAATGCCGGCATGCCGGCGACCTTCGAGACGCTGCAACTGGCGAAGGAATTCGACCGCATCGGCGTCAACGGCATTGCCGTCATCACCCCCTTCTTCATCGCCTGCACGCAGGATGGCCTGATCCGCCACTTCTCCACCGTCGCGGATGCGGTGAAGACGCCGATCTATCTCTACGATATCCCCGCCCGCACCCAGAACCATATCGAGCCGGAAACCGCCCGCAAGCTCGCCACCCACGGCAACATTGCCGGCATCAAGGATTCGGGCGGCGCGCAGGATACGCTGGAAGCCTATCTGCAGGTATCGAAGGAAGTCGAGGGCTTCGAGGTCTATTCCGGACCGGATCACCTCGTTCTCTGGTCGCTGCAGAACGGCGCGGCAGGCTGCATTTCCGGTCTCGGCAATGCCATGCCGAAGGTGCTGGCCGGCATTGTCGGCGGATTCAATTCCGGCGACATTGCGGAAGCCGAGCGCCAGCAGGCAATCTATACGGCCTTCCGCACCGATCTCTATGCCCATGGCTTTCCGCCTGCCATGGTCAAACGCGCACTCTACCTGCAGGACGCCTCGGTCGGCGCAAGCCGCCAGCCGGCGCTCCTGCCCAATCCCGAGCAGGATGCAAAGATCGCAGACGCCCTGCGCAAATACGGGCTGCTCTGAGAGCCAATAGAGATTGCGATAGCTCAACATCGGGTCAACGGAGAACGCCTAACCTGAGGCGGTTTCCGAAAACCGCCGGAAATCCGGAACCAACGGAACAGTCAGACGACCGCGCTGAACAGGTCAGCGCATGCGCCGACATCCGCTGCTTGACCGACTGCGGGCACTGGTGGCCATTGTCGATAAAACCGATCTCCAGCGCCACGGTCAGTAGATGGCCGGCAAGTTCCGCTTTTGCGGATCAATGGACAGGATAGTCAAATGATGCGCGCTATCCGCTGCCGCGAAACTGCAATGCCCCGGCTCAGCCAGATCATAAACACTCGACGGCCGGCCACCGGATACTGGAGACCGCCGGCATAGGCATGGCCGGCCGTCACGGCCGTGCCACGACCATCGGAGGCTGGGGAAAGATTTGGAGGATGTGACCGCGATGGCTGGCGGGATCCTAGAAGAGATCACCAGCTGAAGATGGCGATTAGGGATAACAAACGGTTTACTTTGCATCCGCTTGAAACAACCCATAGGTTAAGTCTTAGGCAGAACCAATGGACCGTGCAAGCATCATGAGTTCTGAACTACACCACATCTTGGACGACAATTCCGATAGCCATCAGATCGCGATAGGGCACTTGGCATCATCAGTACTTTTTGTCGTAATCATCCTTTACTTCTGGATCGGGCTTTCGCCTTTCTCAAGCCTTGCTGAACGAGCCTCCCTGCCGGTCAATAGTTCCAACCCCCTTAACCAGCTCGTGATGATGAGCATCTCATTGTCCGTGATTGCCATGCTGACGTTTAACCCAGCAGTACATCTGGCCGTCAAACTTCTCGGCTTCTTACTCGTTATTTTCCTTTGGCTGGCGATCACGAGCCTTGCCGCGCCTGACCCGCTGTTTGCGCTGCGCCGTCTGATATATGCTCTGCTGACTTGCGTATGCGCCTGCGGGGTTCTCCTGTTGCCGCGCAACAGCGAGCACTTTGCAAGACTGATGGGCATTTGTCTGCTGTTTATGCTCGCCCTATGCTATTTGGGGGTATTGATCTTACCGAGCCGGGCGATTCATCAAGCAAGTGATGCGGTTGAAATCGGCCTTGCTGGCGATTGGCGTGGCTTTTTCCTTCACAAAAACACCGCCGCGGCCGCGATGGTCTATTGTGTGTTTCTAGGACTATTCATTCGCACACGGAGCTCGGCCGGGCTTGGATTGCTCATTGTCACTCTATCAGCTGTCTTTCTTTGGAAAACCGGAGGAAAAACAGCCGCTGCCATGCTGCCAGCAATCCTCTTCGCTACATGGTTCTTCGAACGGGCCGGTCATTTCCGCCTTTTCGTCGTCGGCCTCACATTAGCTTTGATGAACTATATCTTGATATCAGCGGCTGTTTCGCGGTCGATGCAAGCCTTCCTGAAATCGAACGGTATCGATGCGACCTTTACCGATCGTGCCGCGATATGGCGGATCGCGATATCCGCCATATCGAATAGTCCGATGACGGGTTATGGTTTTCAATCGTTCTGGGGCAGCGACGCCGTATACAGGGGCGAAGCTGCGATGAAAAACTGGGCTGTGATGGCCGCGAGTGCCCACAACGGGTATCTCGAACTGTTACTCCACGGTGGCTGGCCTCTGCTGGTGCT
Protein-coding sequences here:
- a CDS encoding dihydrodipicolinate synthase family protein, translated to MTKKAFVAIVTCFNDDETINFEATRAQVRRQVAAGNNIMCAGTNGDFSALTHSEKIRLLEEVVDEVGGKVDVIVNAGMPATFETLQLAKEFDRIGVNGIAVITPFFIACTQDGLIRHFSTVADAVKTPIYLYDIPARTQNHIEPETARKLATHGNIAGIKDSGGAQDTLEAYLQVSKEVEGFEVYSGPDHLVLWSLQNGAAGCISGLGNAMPKVLAGIVGGFNSGDIAEAERQQAIYTAFRTDLYAHGFPPAMVKRALYLQDASVGASRQPALLPNPEQDAKIADALRKYGLL
- a CDS encoding O-antigen ligase, with protein sequence MDRASIMSSELHHILDDNSDSHQIAIGHLASSVLFVVIILYFWIGLSPFSSLAERASLPVNSSNPLNQLVMMSISLSVIAMLTFNPAVHLAVKLLGFLLVIFLWLAITSLAAPDPLFALRRLIYALLTCVCACGVLLLPRNSEHFARLMGICLLFMLALCYLGVLILPSRAIHQASDAVEIGLAGDWRGFFLHKNTAAAAMVYCVFLGLFIRTRSSAGLGLLIVTLSAVFLWKTGGKTAAAMLPAILFATWFFERAGHFRLFVVGLTLALMNYILISAAVSRSMQAFLKSNGIDATFTDRAAIWRIAISAISNSPMTGYGFQSFWGSDAVYRGEAAMKNWAVMAASAHNGYLELLLHGGWPLLVLMLLWMVILPCRHIGIAIKRKTEPSLTRLFIHCWLFSVFLGCLESAFLTGEQMWFMMLVSLFGLKLQAYADPILPPSTEPTKA